The following is a genomic window from Bombina bombina isolate aBomBom1 chromosome 3, aBomBom1.pri, whole genome shotgun sequence.
ttaatacttttattagttattgtgatgtggggtatGTCAGTTTAgaggttgatattgcgcatgcgttaggtgtttgataaggcttccagggagttacagtacttttatactcagcgcaaggcttgctgcgcctgcctatgtgtggcaaggtgaaaatggagtaaaatttctacaTTCTGCGTGTGTAAgttcttgcgctgaatatatgataccgacaGGCGATGTCAGTTCTATGTCAGTTTATTGGAGTAAAAACTGTGGGCGAAGGGTAAAATATATGCTCGTAACTTGTCTGCTGAAAaagatattgtaaaaaaaaattatggaaatttttttctttttacaatatcttttcctttttgtttagttttatttaacttttttagcACCACAGCATGTTAAGTATAAAAAATatctatgataaatatgatttaaatattattattttttttaaattaaaagctaggaaattggcaaaaaaaaacctACAGTAATCCTAGAGTTTAAGTTGTTAATCAAACATTAAAAGGTAATTGAATTCCCAACTTAAACTGCCCCCGCACTGGGtactttgcatgacatcatcaatgacatcactgattacatcacaTATGACATCATCTATGACATCACATATGGCATTATTAATGGCATCAGTAGTGATATAACTCATGATCATTTCCTACACATCAGagaatatggaaaaatatattataattgatCTCAGATTACATTGTGCAATATTGTTTATTATAACATGACATATGATGTAACTGATGGTACCACCATATACAGAAATTTGAAGAAGTATATGCatgtttacaataaaataaaagtatGTAGTGAAATATTTAATAAGTTGTTTGTATTTACTTAATTGGCTGCATGTGCATGAGAAATTAGGGTATGAAATGGTATAGGAGGTGTATCTCAGTGCGGTTTGAGGAGGAGAAGACTGATGTGCATAAGAGAGAAAGATAAGAGGATGAGAAAGAGTCGGATTAATGGAAAGGATGAGAAGCTCTTTGTATGAGAAAAGGAGGAAGTGTTAAAAATAGACAAGTGTGAGAAGGTTAAAGCAACAGATTATAGGTAAATATAAAGGTAATTGAGAGTCATGCAGTCCTGGTGTGATGTAGACATGGTTGATAGAAGGAGCAACACATAAGGCACGGCTGTGTGTGAGAGAACTGAAATTATATGGAGGAATGAGGAGATACTAGTGTGCATACAGATGAGAATATGGGTTAGGAAAATTTGGTTATAAAGCAAAAAATAATTGCTGTGTGGTGCTGGCTGTTAGTGTGTTATACTTTTACAAAATATCAGTGTcattgatgtcactagtgatgtcattgatgatttagATATTATAATTTCCTTGTGTAGTATGATTTTAAAGATtgtcactactgatgccattgatgatgtcataggaaatgtcattaattattttaatatatcaatatataatttATCTGATCTGTAGGAGGGTGTCATGGGTTAtgtcactactgatgccattgatgatgtaATGCAAATTGATTAACAActtaaactctctctctctatatatactgtatatatatacagggagtgcagaattattaggcaagttgtatttttgaggattaattttattattgaacaacaaccatgttctcaatgaacccaaaaaactcattaatatcaaagctgaatagttttggaagtagtttttagtttgtttttagttatagctattttagggggatatctgtgtgtgcaggtgactattactgtgcataattattaggcaacttaacaaaaaaaaaatatatacccatttcaattatttatttttaccagtgaaaccaatataacatctcaacattcacaaatatacatttctgacattcaaaaacaaaacaaaaacaaatcagtgaccaatatagccacctttctttgcaaggacactcaaaagcctgccatccatggattctgtcagtgttttgatctgttcaccatcaacattgcgtgcagcagcaaccactgcctcccagacactgttcagagaggtgtactgttttccctccttgtaaatctcacatttgatgatggaccacaggttctcaatggggttcagatcaggtgaacaaggaggccatgtcattagattttcttcttttataccctttcttgccagccacgctgtggagtacttggacccgtgtgatggagcattgtcctgcatgaaaatcatgtttttcttgaaggatgcagacttcttcctgtaccactgcttgaagaaggtgtcttccagaaactggcagtaggactgggagttgagcttgactccatcctcaacccgaaaaggccccacaagctcatctttgatgataccagcccaaaccagtactccacctccaccttgctggcgtctgagtcggactggagctctctgccctttaccaatccagccacgggcccatccatctggctcatcaagactcactctcatttcatcagtccataaaaccttagaaaaatcagtcttgagatatttcttggcccagtcttgacgtttcagcttgtgtgtcttgttcagtggtggtcgtctttcagcctttcttaccttggccatgtctctgagtattgcacaccttgtgcttttgagcactccagtgatgttgcagctctgaaatatggccaaactggtggcaagtggcatcttggcagctgcacgcttgacttttctcagttcatgggcagttattttgcgccttggtttttccacacgcttcttgcgaccctgttgactattttgaatgaaacacttgattgttcgatgatcacgcttcagaagctttgcaattttaagagtgctgcatccctctgcaagatatctcactattttttacttttctgagactgtcaagtccttcttttgacccattttgccaaaggaaaggaagttgcctaataattatgcacacctgatatagggtgttgatgtcattagaccacaccccttctcattacagagatgcacatcacctaatatgcttaattggtagtaggctttcgagcctatacagcttggagtaagacaacatgcataaagaggatgatgtggtcaaaatactcatttgcctaataattctgcactccctgtatatatatatatatatatatatatatatatatatatatatatacaaacactgaaACAAAGCACAATAGTTTTAATCCTCCATTTTGATAATctgattcatttttttttgtacCAAAATATATCACACTCATCCTTAGTTAAATAATTAAGGGTTTTATAAACtactaaaatttacattttttttttctttctctataattTTAATTTGGATTAAATGTAGCTATACCATATCATTACAATTGCTAATTCTCAGACATTAAAAACTTTAATATGATTTGGGGTAAATTCTACTGAAAATCATGATTTGCTGATATTTAATTTTCTCACCTTCCATAGACAATAGCAGCAACCAAACTGGCCAATAAAAGACCAATAAGGATTGAGAGAATGCTGGTAATGACAATCATGCCTCCGCTGCGTCTTCCTGGCCAAGCGTCAATTACATCTGAGCTCTTAGCTAAAGGAATGCAGAGAAAAATAATGCATTTTCATTAATCCAATAATAAAAAACATGgtatcttatattttatatatatactgtatatatatatatatatatatatatatatacacacacacacaatagatagattgattgattgtgATATCAATATTATATAGAAGTAGAATGTGCAAGAAGAATTAGCGATGTTTTCACTGGAGAGAATTTGAATATTGGAAAGGAAATTAGGGATTGAAATTCTTGGCAACTAGGAGTTAAAGAATAAATGGAAGTTAACATTTGCAATTTAAAGGCCTTAATcctataatctaaaaaaaatattatctcATTAGTAATTGCACAGCTGTGGAAGAACACAAAACAACAATGGAATGGATAATTTAAATACGCAGTAAAGAGTTTCACAGGTCACCAGCTAATCTTGTCATCAAAATTAATTGTCTATTAAACCACACTCAAGTAAATCATAGCTGTGCTTTTCTCAAAGCGACGAAGGAAAGTTCATCCACAGTCTAAGAAAGTGTCTCCAATATAAGGCTACAGTACAGCTAAAAAAGTCAGGTTTCAGGTATATCTCTAATTAATAAAATGAGATAAATTAGTGAGTGGCCTAGCCAATTTTAAGGACTATTAAATattgtagaattgcataatcaaaagacaatgcagtagaactacctctgaattttaaatgagtagaagattttttctgacaaatttcaaattgaCTTCAATTTTCCATCCACCTgcatcatgtgacggccatcagctaATCAAAGACTCCTATATGCATGCACTGTaaatacttgcacatgctcagtagtagctggtacctcagaaagtgtgcatataaaaagattgtgcacaatttgataatggaagcaaattggaaagtatcttaaaattgaatgctctatctgaattatgaaagtttaattttgactttaatgtccctttaatgatgcttaaaaagggacagtctacactaaaattgataCTGTTTAAAAAGTGAGTTAATGCCTTTACTaattattccccagctttgcacaaccaacattgttatattaatatactttataacatttaaacctctaaatttgtgCCTTTTTCTAAGCCGCTatagacagcttcttatcacatgcttttgtatttgcgtttcacaacaggagactgctagttcatgtgggtcatatagataacactgtgttcaggcacgtggagttatttaagatatagcacaacacagtactaaatgcaagtcaatagataataaataaaaagttatgtgatcagggagCTTTCAGAAGATGCTCAGatggaaggtaatcacagaggtaaaaagtatattaatataactgtgttggttatgcaaaactggggaatggataattgaagggattatctatcttttaaaacaataaaaattatattgtagactgtccctttaagtaaaaaatatcaTCAGCCCTCTGAGGCCTGAAGTTAGTAGCCAGCAGTGAAATAACATGTCAGTTATCCTCATCCATTCTCTccacttaaagtgacattaaacactaaataaatgctagataaaattatgTATTCTAAGCAAATAATATACAGATTGTTTTCTATAATGTATTTGTAGTTAAAGTAAGTTAAATAGACTACTAGAgtaacaatgcccctttaaaataaGTTAGATCTCTTATCCAGTTTCCAATGGAAATGTTGACAATGCTCGTAAACCTTTCTACAATGATCCCTTtatttatatgcaaaaaaaaaaccttctaatgtTGAAgccatgttattttaaataaataatcatcTAGAAAAGACAATACTAGATTTAACAAAAGGTCATTGACATGTTCTCATTGATCACACAAAAGAAAAGGCTGCTTTCTCAACATCAAGAGTCTATATCAATACACTGTACTGCTGTTAAGGGTTACATAGTGATACAACAATTGGCATAATCTTAATTCTCCATATTCACAGTGCTGCTGAATATGTGTATTGTGTGATCATTTTTAGCAAAAACTGTGAATCTCATCTTCCAAAACTTTACACAGTACTTGATTCCATTTGCTCTGCTAGTTTAACAGCAAATCCTTGAAAAAGCACCATTGACTTAGACGAGAACAGATATTTGGGATTAGACAAGGACCACAGGCaactataaatatagatatagatttcaGGTTGTGCATATGGAGTGCACAGAACACACAAATGCTGGTAGCTCAGGTTAGGTTTCTGCCACTATTGTGACAGTAACAATGTTTCCATTTGATTGGCCTTTCGCACAACCCTTCTAAAAGGTACAGGAGATTTTCAGAGCAAATAGATAGTAAGGTATAAATAGATTCACTccctgtcattatgttagtataaataatattgttttgcaattgttatctgtTTAAGCCAATTGGTTaaacatgtagcagggttagcctttaggAATCTGCAATTTGCATTTACAGTTCTAAAAATGAGATTATCcaccattttcagagctaaattatatgaaaacagGGCAGAATaattaatgaaagcatattgcaaaaggtgttttactatgtataactaaacattttactttaataaaatctcaaggtatttactgctCCTTAAACTTGTTAAAATAATGCAATACAGAATATATGCATTTAAAGAGGTATTCCAGACAAAACTGGAATACACACAGGtgcatttcagctttgaatagaagtatttttgcaataaacatgtattagccaaaatgtttttaataaaagctatagctctttCAGGAGTGTacttcaagggatatgaaaccctatttttttctttcatgattcatatagagcacgcaattttaagcaactttcttatttactcctattatcaattgtctttgttctcttggtatttttatttgaaaaagcagggatgtaagctgatGAGCCGtgcacatttttggtttagcaccctgggtattgcttgctgattggtgactacattaagccaccaataaagcaagcactaccaaggttctgaaccaaaaatgggcctgctcctaagcttacattcctccttttttcaaataaaaataccaatacatagtagtgcagggtcactagtcctataattgcatgctgtaacaaattagagcatgacatttttcaactattatagcTTTTTAAAACATTGCCATTGGAAATGAGATACACAGTTATAGAGTTCTATATATCTTTAACTTAACGTGTTGCCAGTCAAAGATATATGGGGCATAGTTACAGTATTATGATAGTGgcatatttagtttttgtgctgacCTAGGCCTGGGGAAATCTGATGCTCCCTATTTCTGTCACAATTTTAGCTCATACTTGCCTCATATTTATTTCTCACAACTTGAGGACAGGGACTTATAGAGGGGGTCATGCACCCAATGATAAAAGCATAGCTCAGGTCATTCatttataataaaatgaataaataaaacattcagaAAGCATAACATAGGAAAGGTATCATGTCACAACTGCCTGTCAAACATGGCTGCCCCTTGAATCCTGCCGCCCTAGACACAGGCCTACTTGACTAAGAAGAAAATGTATGCATCTGATTGTAAACAGTTATCTTAATTTTCATATATTGGAAATAATTTTACCTGTGTTTAGAGTTATCGAGCTAGACCAAAGTGTCTGGCCGAGCAATGTATTTCCATTCAGCACAACAAATTTCACTCTGTAATAAAACACAGTAAAGTTATGTACTATATGGACATATTGTCAGTAAAATGCATGTTCTTATTGCAGCTAGCAGGGTTTAAAAAGATGAATAGATAGAAGCATCAGAACAACCATATATAGAACCCTATGTGCAAAATGTATAAGGACAGACAAAGCTGGATTGCTATATACTACTTCATTTTTGTCATGCCGAAAAGATGTCTTTTTTAGGAACAATAAAGCCAAAGTGAATTGATTAAACTTTGGtgcagataaagcatgtcattttaaacaactttccaattgacatctTTCTATCAAAATAGCTTTAttattttggtgtcctttgttgaagagtcagCCCCATAgaagtaatcagcagctagcacctagtagtgcattgctacgctTGTGCctaactaggtttactcttcaacaaatgatactaagagaatgaattataatagaagtaaattggcagagcataaaattttatcaaattttgcttcatttgcatgttattccttgttgaagagatacctaggcaggtgaatagtgctgccatctggtgcacttgctaatggataacattcttgcaatactgctgccttatattgctctggacacgtgcacactccaaaTCttaccctgcttttcaataaaagaaaccaagaaaacaaagagattttgataatagaagtaaaatagaaagtggtttaaaattacatgctctgtatgaatcattaaatagttttttttggtttcctgtctctttaattgctgatatatgctatgagttaatatataatttaatagcACAGCTGCTAACCCTCCCATGTTGCTCTGCAGCAATCACAGCCCTATGAATGAGCTCTGGGACAACCTAGCCCTGCCTAGACCACCTGATCCAACCCACTGCACACTTAgtgcccccccctccccccccccccccccgtgacttGACAGACCTCCCTCCACTAACTAACTACATTCCAGACCTTCCTGATTCTCCCTAACTTTGCTCCAACCATTCTGGTCAAATACCCTACTGTATCTATCATGGAGTCtgtaataaaacacatttaaaatatacgAATTACTCACTTCCCCCATTTGTGTCCCTATTAAACTTACATAAAACATCTATACAAACGACTGATTACAGTAAAAAGCAGAATTACACATTTCCCAGAAGCTGGAATCCAAAATTAATCATtttatgcatattattattattaatattagtattattaaACACACATGAACATAAATTAAGAAACAGGATACATAAAGCATGAGcaaaggtaataataataataataataataatactgcaagTATACAATTTACAGcttttttaattctctttaaactaccataaaaatgtttattgtttatgtaCGAAGCATATCCTCCAGAGGGAGACAACGTTCTTTCTTTGCTCTCAATCCATGTGTCTTATTTGTttaatactagtctgtgattaatACCATTCTGGCCTGAGACCACACATTAATTTAAATCTGAATTTTTAAAGCCCCCTAAACCAACCTTGTACCCCTCCCTTTATCAGCACATAGGGGCTAGAACCCAGTGGATTCAGTGCAGGTCAAGAAAGCGACTGAGCTGtagtaatgaaacattttatattacatttttatactgtttaatatccctttaattcccttTTGCTCCAAAGCGTTTTGAGCAGTGCTGCTTCAGATCAACTCTAGTAAAGCTCCAAAGTTCCTTTGTTCTGGTTCTACTGTTCTAGTATCCTGTAGATCCCAGAGATAGTATTGTTCCCTGTTTACTATTGGCTCCAATGTTCTTAGATTTGCTATTAACCCACAACTTGAGCTGTTAGAGGCTGAGTATGCCTGTTTTCCTGCACCTGCAAATGGAATCCACTGCAAACTTATTTGGATTCAAACTCTTGAAAGCCCTGAAAGTGTTAAttcaaaatattgttttaaatactaTTGTATATATCGTATGTATTAAACTGATCCTTCCACTACAGCAGAGCCCTTGCTGATTTTTGTCTGCAACGTGTTCAACATTAAATGAAAACGCGCAAAGACAAAGCActtgtcacagaaaacaattatctTTCATTTTGTCCAAGATTAGTTCAGCTGAACTGTGGCAATATGTTTTTGTTAATGGAAATTTCTTAACTTCTTATTTCCTAAAGAGAACATCTTTAGGGCAGTCAAAAAGGCAGCTGGTcagtagcttaaatttaaagggacattctagtgcaaaAGTTGTATGCTCTAACGAATTGTTATCACTGTCCACACTGCAACTCTttttgtttaacccatgcaaagaagTTCATCACATAGATAATGTCCCACTCTAAAGCCACAGACAACTGCTGGTTCCAGACAGGAAAATGTCAGTGAACCAATTAACAGTGGCAGTTGCATGACTCTACCAATCCCCTACTATGTCTAGCTCTTCAGCTACAATGCTTGTATCTCCAAGTaatactttagctatgtgtttaactcacttGTGAGGGTTAAAAACATAGAATTACAATACCAATAGTGAAAAAAATGCACGTTCCAACAATTTGTTTACGGTAGAATGCAGCAGAGTAACATTTTCAACTGCATGAGTGTATCAACTTTATTTTGTGTTACATGAGGAAGAAAACTTCCTCTGGGGCAAACAGGTAGTTGTGATTGTCAAAAGCTCCTGTCAATAAGAAGATGGTGTCTCAGAtagtgttgccacctcagccatgttttcctggacagttatgagttatgaATGTTGCAGGGTACACATAAGGGAACGTGTATTGCGCCCTTAGATagcacacgaatagtgaccctggacagcatgtGTAACTGTCCAGAaatacatggccaaggtggcaaccctagtctcaGATAAAAAAAACATGTACAGAACTTTCAACAGCAGTAATTTTCAGTGTGTTGGGGGTATGCAGTATCCAATTTTCTTcctttgtttatttgttatttttgtttccTTTGTTTAAACTTAGCTTCTTTCATTCAAAGCTTCATAAGAAACAAAATCATGCATTGCATAGGTCTTGAGTAATATATGTatgttgttacaaacattgttgcaaacactgctgccatatagtgttcaataAGGGTTACCAGCAAAAATGCTAAAGAACATTTAGGTGAGAGGGCATGGGTTGTAAGTGGTGCCACATAATGTCTCACCAAAagctgtatatttttcacaacataACATTAATTTTAGCCCTTGGCTGTTAGCAACATACAAAATATGTATCTTTTTCACTTTAATTtcctctttggttgccagtaacacaggtAAATAGTTGTTATTTGACCCCTTTCACTGCAAAGAACACACAGAGCAGATATTTAACACACACCAATGATTGCCAGTAACAAATAAGACAGTGGGTTGGCTGCAAGTAGAAAATAGCATGTCAAGTGTCACActttttattagatgtatttgtaatTCATAAAGGCATTGTGTAcattttacatttagctgacactcAGAGGACATTTAAGagtccagtatttttgtgtagATTGCAAtggacagcctgctgaaatactggactgtccagttaaatacaGGACCTCTGGTATCCCTATGCTTAATAGATGCACATTCCTGAGTCAGTCTCAATAAGCTCTCATGAGAAAGAGCTATGTTTCTACAAATTTTACCAAGAGAAAGAAATATGATCATAAAAAgacaatttgaaagtttttttattgcACACTTTATGTGCCTTCCATGCCACATTTAACATGCACTATATCAGTTTTCCAGTTACCTGGAAAATATCTAAGACTTTGCAGAAAATTAACTAATAATTTAGCCAAAACATATCCTACTTACTGTAATAGTATATACATTAGTTATTATATTACCAGTCTTAATCTTGAAAGTAATATATTATTGATCAAATATTTCCAAATTTCAGTGAACAATACAATCACTCTATTGCCTGTAATTGTTGTCAAAAAAACACTTTACTTGGGTATTAATCCAGGAGTGTGTGTCTTGGAGGAGTTAGGTGACATTTCCAACTGTGATACTTCAGTATCCTATCAATAAAAACATTCATTAAAGGTGGATGTACTTACACGTTATCAAAGCACCTGTCTTACCTGTAAGCTCCAGGAATATTCAAGGGGCCATTGCAAAATGAATCATCTGAGCAAGCTGCCTCGGCACCAACACGCATAGATTTAAATATAAGCTGATCATTACTGCATGGGTAATCACTTCCAATAGATTTGATTGTATGATAGTATCCATTACTTTGTAATGAAGAATAAGGTACCGGAACTCTCAGATTTGCATCAGTTATTCCTTTTACAGCTGCAAAAATAAATTAGGAAGGCAATTAAAATACAGGACATTTACATTTTGCGAATTGGTTTTAACTATTAAAATCTTTATTGCTCAATATTTTGACACTCCTAATCAGTGTTGTTCCCTtttaggccagttttgtgtgcggcccagcagtgaaagagttaattaggaaACCGTACCTTTCGATTAATAATTACTgcccaatgcagactgcaaggtatggttctcttaactgtttcattgctgggccgcacacaaaactaaccttagagggaacactgctcctaTTTACTTTTGTATTTCAATTTGGTAAAATAACATATCTGGAAATTATTTTATAACGTaacactttattgaacatatataGACAAAACACAGTTTACCAAAAATTGGATATATAAAGAGATGGGAACATCACAACCGCCTAATAATATGTGATTATATAATCcaacattaatttaaaaacaaagggGCCATGTGGTCAGTGCAGAGGGTATTAAGGGTAGAGGGTATAAAGGGTAGAGAGGAAAAGCAGAAATCATACATGCACGGTGCAGCcaaactatgcgctcaaaggcgtcctcctgcctgcgtactgctgtgattaaacacagtcagccgatttctaactcAATCCCTGTAACTATTGTCCACATTCCAAGCATACACTGTTATGGTATCTATCTTAAGCAGAGCGACACACAAACATACTGACATAATTCATGTCCATTCAAAATGTCAACCATAATAGATTATTATTCTTAATCTCTTTGCGTGTGTAAGAGCAGAATCGATGTCATATATGTGCTAAATAATGATCTTAACAAGATCGCAACAGTGTAGCAAAAAAGTTACAACCACTCTAACTCCAAGCAACTCCTCTCTCCGACCAAGCCCAcctgctctcacacacacaaagagattGAGAATAATAATCTATTACGGTTGACATTTTGGGGCCAAttaatcaaaggtcttgcggacctgatccgacagtgcagatcaggtccacaagacctcgctgaatgcggagagcaatatgctctccatattcagcattgcaccagcagctcacaagagctgctggtgcaacgccgccccctgcagactcgcggccaatcggccgctagcagggaggtgtcactcaacccgatcgtacacgatcgggttgaattccggcgattcctgtctgcctgctcagagcaggcgggcagggttatagagcagcggtctttagagtctgaagactcgccagaaatacgggcccacaagctccgttcggagcttgataaatggtccccTTTGAATGGACATGAATTATGTCAGTATGTTTGTGTGTCACTCTGCTTAAGATAGATACCATAACAGTGTATGCTTGGAATGTGGACAATAGTTACAGGGATTgagttagaaatcggctgactgtgtttaatcacagcagtacgcaggcaggaggacgcctttgagcgcatagtttgGCTGCACCGTGCATGTATGATTGCTGCTTTTCCTCTCTACCCTTTATACCCTCTACCCTTAATACCCTCTGCACTGACCACATGGCccctttgtttttaaatttatgttGGATTATATAATCACATATTATTAGGCGGTTGTGATGTTCCCATCTCTTTATATATCCAATTTTTGGTAAACTGTTTTTCGTCTatatatatgttcaataaagtgttAAGTTTTGAAATAATTTCTAGATATTATAGTGtttaattcagcacttggcttcaatgccaCAAATCCTTCAGTTCCTTGTAAAATAACATATTGCATACATTAGCCACAGAGCAGTGACTTCAGGATAAAAGTGTTTGCAGATTCTGCAAAAGTGCTTCCATATTTGTATACAGACAAGTTAGTGTGCAAATATCTGCTTGTACATCTGACTCTTTACTTCCTAACCTTCCTAACATTTATTTCAGCAGTTCTCAACCATTCTTTCTGGTTTGTGACATCCTTGCTTTACATTTGATTTACATAAAACCCAATATGTACTTTTTATATGCCTTTGACACCTCATGGAACCTTTTAATATGATA
Proteins encoded in this region:
- the UPK3B gene encoding uroplakin-3b; amino-acid sequence: MDLHQNFWLLLTLFGSSLADITTYVPQLTLKPIHGKVTATTFALEQPQCIFNGFLDKEIWLVVANKSAVKGITDANLRVPVPYSSLQSNGYYHTIKSIGSDYPCSNDQLIFKSMRVGAEAACSDDSFCNGPLNIPGAYRVKFVVLNGNTLLGQTLWSSSITLNTAKSSDVIDAWPGRRSGGMIVITSILSILIGLLLASLVAAIVYGSKALIGVTKTEKKQEPDKEVIGLRKYTTHHSYSGASKEGSPLDAEKV